The DNA window CGGAAGATGTTTCGGCGTTCGTCCTTTCGGCTGTCGATGGTCAGGCCGTACTTCCGGCCGGTGGACGGCATGAACTGCCAGAACCCGACGGCCCCCTGAGAGGATCCGGCATGGCACCTGAGGGCGCTCTCGGCAACCGCCACGTATTTGAGGTCATCCGGCAGACCGGCGGATTTGAGCATCGGTTCGATGATGCTGAAGTATCGCTTGGAGCGTTTCAACCACAGAATGACCTGGGGTTCATTCCATGCGGACAGCAGAAATTCCCTTTCAAAGCGCTCTCTGACCTCCGGATTGTCCATCGGTACAGGCTCGCCGCAAAAATCGGGGGGCCGGGCGAGCCGCAGAAAGGACATCAGGGAAGCGGACACCTCAGGGGCGGCCGGAGCCACAGGAGCAACGGCCCAGGTAATACCGATTGTGACAAGGATCAGGATGGCGCGGCGGCAGGCTACGGAAAGTTGCTGAATCTGAATCATGGCATTGAATGCGGAACAGGTAAGGAGTGTGATTCCAATTTTGAAGGCACCGACCCTTGAGAAAAGGCTGCCCCATGATGTTTCGAAATATGAGTCATACTTACACTCTTTATAACAGGTTGGGCCCGGACTGTCAAAGCTTTCCGACCTGTACGTGCTCCTTGGTGAACCAATATCCGGAACAGGTGAAGTCCAACCATATGGGTCGAGGGTCTTTCCGGCTTGCGCCCGGAACAGCTTCCATATAATATGCCCTATGCTCTGGCTGTGTCTCTTTAATTTGATATCTCGGAATTCTACCACGGCAAGGCGTGGTAAACATAAACCCTTTGGCATCGCTTTGGGGGCGGAGCCCCTAAGTTTAAAGATGCCTGCGCAAGGCGTCTGGCCGGGAGGGGCATGGACCCTGTAAACAGGATTGTCAGGAAGGTTGAGACCACCGTCTCCCGCTATGGCATGATCGCGCGGGGCGACCGGGTGGTGGTGGCCGTCTCGGGGGGGGCCGATTCCGTCTGTCTCCTGGACATACTCCATCGTCTCAAAGGGGCCCTGGACATGATGTTGACAGTGGCCCACTTCGACCATGGGTTGAGACCGGGTGCGGATGACCATGAAACAGAATTTGTTCGGGCATTAGCGGCGTCTTTCCATCTGGATGTCGTCGTGAAAAAGGCCGATCCCCCCCTGGATCCGGGGGGTGCCTCGTTGGAGGAAAAGGCCAGGGAACTTCGATATGGCTTTCTCCGGGAGGTCAAGGAAGGATGCGGGGCCCGGAAGATCGCCACCGGCCATACCCTCAACGACCAGGCCGAGACGGTCCTCATGCGGCTGCTGCGAGGGAGCGGCCCGGAAGGCCTCTCCGGCATCCGGCCGGCAAGAAGAAATGGAATTATCCGGCCCCTCATCGGGCTGACCCGTGAGGAAATAGTCTTTTATCTCCGTCAGAGGCGGCTTGAGCATATCACCGACGCATCCAATCTTGAACCCACCTGTCTGAGAAACAGCATCCGACTCAATCTCCTTCCCCGGCTCAGGACATACCAGCCCAGGATCGTGGAGATACTGGACCGGACAGCTGAAATCGCAAGGGCGGACAATGAATGGTTGAATGACCAGGCCGGGTCCTGGATCGCGGAGTGGCGCCAAACCGGTCCGGGAAATGAGACCATCCTCCCCATATCCCGGTTCAGAAAATTGCCTGAAGCCTTGAAGAATCATGTGGTCAGAGAAATGCTAAAGAGCGTGGCGGGTAATCTGCGACGGATAGGCCTGGCCCATATCGAGGCGATCAAGCGGCTGGCCCACAGCACCAGGCCGCAGGTTCAGGTCACGCTTCCCAACAGAATTCGGGTCAGAAAGGCTTATGAAAGACTGATCTTCTCGAAGGGCGTCTCTCCACCGGCCGACACCTACTGCGCCTGTATCGAAGGAACCGGTTCATTTCATATGGACGCCCTGGGCTGCACACTCACCCTTGAGGAGATGGAAACCGGGGGATCTCCTCAGGAGCTTGAGGCCGGACCCTGGACCGCTTGCCTGGACGCAGATCGTATCGTCTTCCCCCTGATGCTCAGGAACTTCCGCCCGGGAGACAGGTTTGTCCCCCTCGGCATGAAGGGTCATAAAAAGCTGAAGGATTTCTTTGTGGATATGAAGATCCCGTCGGATGTGAGGGCCCGCATCCCTCTCCTGGCGCAGGGGGATCAGTTGATCTGGGTCTGCGGTCTGAGGATGGATGACCGGTTCAAGGTCACTGCGAGCACCCGAAGAGTGTTAAGGGCCTCCTTGGATGTATCCGGATCAATGCTCGGGGATGACCTTCGGACGTGGGAACAAGCAAGGGAAGGTCCCTCTCAAGGATCAAGGGTTGATCTTTGAGAGGGCTCCCAAGATCGCGTCAGTGCCGGAAAAACAAAAATAATCCATTTTAAGGCCCTAAAATAAAACTCCTTTGTGGCTTCGTGACTTTGTTTACCCCGTGGCTTCGGAAAATGGTACTGGGGTGTGAGTCCCGCCTGGCGGGATTGGTTGCGAGCATTCGCGTCAGGCACTTTCCATTTTAGGGCATGGGCCTCAACACCCCGTCCTTGTCCCGTCTGTTGGGATGGGGCTGCTTGGGAAGGGGAGCGCCTGGAAGTTCTTCGATGGAGTTTCCATATTTCCAGTCCGGCGGACAGACGGCGATATACCGTGCATAGCCGCCGGTTCCCCCCTCGGGCTTTGCAAAACCGATCAGGATAAGGGCCCCGGTTTCGGGTACCTTATCGAGGTTTGTCATCCCCTCTGCCTGACAGAAATTGTTCTTCAGCAACCAGTTCTCCCCTTCCAGATTAGCCGTCGTGTCGGTATCCAGCGGTTCATGCCCGTGAAAAAGGATTTTTCGTTCCAGATGGAGCAACTTGAGCGCATCCAGTTTGGTTCCGGGAAACGGCTTCTGGGCGAATCGATCGGTCTCTTTCCATTTTTTGTGCCAGTCGGAACGGATGGCCACGACCGACCCCTCGGGGATCTTTCCATATTTCGCTTCCCATGCCTGGATGTCCTCGACGGTTGCATGATACCCGGGGTCCTTTTGTACCTTTTCATGGATATCAATAACCACCAGAGGCCGGATGGAATAGGTGGCGGGCAGATCGCTGATGGTGGCCCCGTATTCATAAAAATGGGCGGGCGGATCCAACTGGGTCCCATACTGGTCGGTCACCAATTCGTAGGAGGTGGCGATGAATCCATGCTTCTTATAATCGAACGGTTCGCCCACCTCGCAGTAGCCCTTGTAGGCCTTGCCGGCTATCGCGGGCTTGAACTTGGCATTCCCGAAACCAGGCCAGACAGCGATATTCGGGCTGAAGGCATGGGTCAAATCCACATATTTAGCTTTCTTCAGGACCTTGTTATAGACATCCCAGAGCTGGGTATCCGCACTGACTGCGGGTGTTACGCCGATACTCAAGAGCAGAACAGCAGATGCAGCAACAAAAACAATCCATTTTTTCATGACCTTTCCTCCTCTTCATTTTTGGGTTGAGAGTCGTCACCGGATAATGGCCTGCAAGGTTGGCTGCATCACCCCCTTTCGTATTCGCCATATGTCGATATGAGTAGGTCCGAAACCCCTTTGGTTCCTTTGGTCTGTCTCCCTGGAAGAATTTTGCAGAAAGAATAATAAAAAATCATCGACAGGGTGTCAAGACAGCATAGTGAAACTTGAAATTGCGAGTTCGGACCTGGGGAAGGGAACCGCGGCACAAGTCGATTCATGGGATCAGGGTTTCCTGATGAATGGAAATGACTGTGGCGGCACCTTTTAACGCTGCCCCTATTTGTCCAGCAATTCTCATGATGAGGCGGACCCGGCGTTAACACTCTGTGTGAGTGGCATCTTGCCATCCCGCCCGAAGATGTAGGCGGGACTCGGAAGCCGCTTCCATACAGCTATTTTCCCAACATGGGAATTGCCCCTATTTGTCCAAAGGGGTTTAAAAAATCCGTTGAATGGGGTAGGATCATTGGAGGGCTGGACAGCCTTAAAAAATGAAAGGAGATCGCCGATGATTCGGGCAAAATTGTGGTTTCGATGTGCGGCCATGCACGATCCGGTGACGCCGGTGGTTGTAAAACCTGCCGTGATCGGGTGGGAGGCCAAGAGGCGGAACGTGGAATTGACCATCGAGCGGGCCTTTAACGGAGATGAACTGGTCCTTCGAAT is part of the Deltaproteobacteria bacterium genome and encodes:
- the tilS gene encoding tRNA lysidine(34) synthetase TilS produces the protein MDPVNRIVRKVETTVSRYGMIARGDRVVVAVSGGADSVCLLDILHRLKGALDMMLTVAHFDHGLRPGADDHETEFVRALAASFHLDVVVKKADPPLDPGGASLEEKARELRYGFLREVKEGCGARKIATGHTLNDQAETVLMRLLRGSGPEGLSGIRPARRNGIIRPLIGLTREEIVFYLRQRRLEHITDASNLEPTCLRNSIRLNLLPRLRTYQPRIVEILDRTAEIARADNEWLNDQAGSWIAEWRQTGPGNETILPISRFRKLPEALKNHVVREMLKSVAGNLRRIGLAHIEAIKRLAHSTRPQVQVTLPNRIRVRKAYERLIFSKGVSPPADTYCACIEGTGSFHMDALGCTLTLEEMETGGSPQELEAGPWTACLDADRIVFPLMLRNFRPGDRFVPLGMKGHKKLKDFFVDMKIPSDVRARIPLLAQGDQLIWVCGLRMDDRFKVTASTRRVLRASLDVSGSMLGDDLRTWEQAREGPSQGSRVDL
- a CDS encoding cyclase family protein → MKKWIVFVAASAVLLLSIGVTPAVSADTQLWDVYNKVLKKAKYVDLTHAFSPNIAVWPGFGNAKFKPAIAGKAYKGYCEVGEPFDYKKHGFIATSYELVTDQYGTQLDPPAHFYEYGATISDLPATYSIRPLVVIDIHEKVQKDPGYHATVEDIQAWEAKYGKIPEGSVVAIRSDWHKKWKETDRFAQKPFPGTKLDALKLLHLERKILFHGHEPLDTDTTANLEGENWLLKNNFCQAEGMTNLDKVPETGALILIGFAKPEGGTGGYARYIAVCPPDWKYGNSIEELPGAPLPKQPHPNRRDKDGVLRPMP